The following are from one region of the Stanieria cyanosphaera PCC 7437 genome:
- a CDS encoding GNAT family N-acetyltransferase, producing the protein MKATFPCWRLFCHPQSSAVSLSPETSNQKKPNLQQLTIRNAEPKDISDVTDVLTYGFYQFPQFFSWLYSPLKLSIYEDLRNRFRTCPPNYCCLVASLVEPAGQSMIVGTVEISLRYPSFWSSDTQYPYISNLAVARLYRRRGVAQKLLASCEQIALEWGYQETRLHVLEDNQPAKQLYFQRGYQIYQQESSWRKLLFKSSQRLLLSKQLSN; encoded by the coding sequence GTGAAAGCTACGTTTCCTTGTTGGCGTTTATTTTGCCATCCTCAGTCCTCTGCCGTTTCACTTTCTCCAGAAACTAGTAACCAAAAGAAACCTAATCTGCAACAATTAACTATTCGTAACGCCGAACCAAAGGATATATCCGATGTGACGGATGTTCTTACTTATGGTTTTTATCAGTTTCCTCAATTTTTTAGTTGGCTTTATTCTCCTCTCAAACTCAGCATTTATGAAGATTTACGCAATCGTTTTCGTACTTGTCCACCTAACTATTGTTGTTTAGTTGCTAGTTTAGTTGAACCTGCTGGGCAATCTATGATTGTTGGTACAGTAGAAATTAGTCTTCGCTATCCTTCTTTTTGGTCAAGCGATACTCAATATCCTTATATTTCTAATTTGGCTGTAGCTCGTTTGTATCGCCGTCGAGGAGTGGCTCAAAAATTATTAGCGAGTTGTGAGCAAATTGCCTTAGAGTGGGGATATCAAGAAACTCGTCTTCATGTATTAGAAGATAATCAACCAGCTAAACAACTATATTTTCAAAGAGGTTATCAAATTTATCAGCAAGAAAGTTCTTGGCGCAAATTATTATTTAAGAGTTCTCAAAGATTATTATTAAGTAAACAATTGTCTAATTGA
- a CDS encoding TIGR00725 family protein, with the protein MSKIIIGVMGPGELATPIDLDYAEQLGKLIAENNWVLLTGGRNVGVMNAASLGAKSAGGLTVGILPDRTTARMSEFVDLAILTDLGNARNNINVLSATVIVACGMGAGTASEIALALKQPKKVILLNADPVSQQFFCNLSPENLVIANDPQNAIAQIRAILKQ; encoded by the coding sequence ATGAGTAAAATTATCATTGGAGTGATGGGGCCGGGAGAACTTGCCACTCCAATTGATTTAGATTATGCCGAACAATTGGGCAAGTTGATTGCTGAAAATAATTGGGTGTTGTTGACTGGTGGTAGAAATGTCGGGGTAATGAATGCAGCTAGTTTAGGTGCAAAATCTGCTGGTGGTTTAACTGTAGGTATTTTACCCGATCGCACTACTGCCAGAATGTCTGAATTTGTAGATTTAGCAATTCTTACCGATTTGGGTAACGCTCGTAATAATATTAATGTTCTTTCTGCTACTGTTATTGTCGCCTGTGGTATGGGAGCAGGGACAGCTTCAGAAATCGCTTTAGCTTTAAAACAACCAAAAAAAGTAATCCTCTTAAATGCCGATCCTGTTAGTCAACAATTTTTCTGCAATTTGTCGCCAGAAAATCTTGTCATTGCTAATGATCCCCAAAATGCGATCGCACAAATTAGAGCAATTCTAAAACAGTGA
- the pstA gene encoding phosphate ABC transporter permease PstA produces MNQELIQSQPDYPFDPASLKRNPRSPRTLFGLVMTGIATLFTVLAIIPLLIILSYLLTKGISSLSPMVFTELPPPPLVEGGGFGNAILGTVIMVGIGAAISVPIGIMAAIYLSEFSQGKLAEWIRFATNVLSGVPSIIIGVFAYSAIVLTTKSYSAWAGGFALAILMLPIIIRTTDEALKLVPQEVRQASVGIGANDYQTVLQVVLPAAIPAIITGITLAIARAAGETAPLLFTALFTQYWPNWNNLLVEPTASLAVLVYNFAIVPFKNQQELAWGAAFILVLLVLLTSVISRIATARRTY; encoded by the coding sequence ATGAATCAGGAATTAATTCAATCACAACCAGATTATCCTTTTGATCCTGCCAGTCTAAAGCGTAATCCTAGGTCGCCTCGTACCTTATTTGGTCTAGTGATGACAGGAATAGCAACCTTATTTACTGTTCTGGCAATTATCCCTTTATTAATTATTTTAAGCTATTTATTAACCAAAGGAATTAGCTCTCTCAGTCCAATGGTTTTTACAGAATTACCACCCCCTCCCTTAGTAGAAGGAGGCGGATTTGGTAATGCCATCCTTGGTACAGTCATTATGGTAGGAATTGGGGCAGCCATTAGTGTACCAATTGGAATTATGGCAGCAATTTATCTTTCAGAATTTAGTCAAGGGAAATTAGCCGAATGGATTCGTTTTGCTACCAATGTTCTCAGTGGTGTTCCTTCGATTATTATTGGGGTATTTGCTTATAGTGCTATTGTATTAACTACTAAATCCTATTCTGCGTGGGCAGGAGGTTTTGCTCTAGCTATTCTGATGCTACCGATTATTATTCGCACTACTGATGAAGCCTTAAAACTCGTTCCTCAAGAAGTGAGACAAGCATCAGTAGGAATTGGTGCTAATGATTATCAAACCGTTTTGCAAGTAGTTTTACCTGCTGCCATTCCTGCCATTATTACAGGGATAACCTTAGCCATCGCTCGTGCTGCTGGAGAAACTGCTCCTTTGTTGTTTACTGCCCTCTTTACTCAATATTGGCCGAATTGGAATAATCTGTTGGTAGAACCTACTGCTTCCTTAGCAGTTTTAGTTTATAATTTTGCGATCGTACCGTTTAAAAATCAACAAGAATTAGCTTGGGGTGCTGCTTTTATTTTAGTGTTATTAGTTTTACTCACCAGTGTCATCTCTCGAATTGCTACTGCTAGAAGAACTTATTAA
- the pstC gene encoding phosphate ABC transporter permease subunit PstC — MNGNRSTKIQSRSPIERTLDKGFYWAARIFALSIGGILIWITIQVAIQAVPAISEFGLGFLFSSSWNPVNSQYGVLPAVYGTVVSSFIALLIAVPIGLGVAIFLSEDYLSPKIQRIIVFLVELLAAVPSVVYGLWGIFVLIPFLKEITPLKGPGMLPAALILSVMILPTIAAIARDAIINVPIDLRQAAVGLGATRWEAILKIIVPAASSGIIGGIMLALGRALGETMAVTMLIGNANTINPSVFAPSNTISSLLANQFAEASGLQVAALMYAALILFAITLIVNILAQLLVTRLQKI; from the coding sequence ATGAATGGTAATCGAAGTACTAAGATTCAATCACGTTCTCCTATAGAAAGAACCTTAGATAAAGGTTTTTACTGGGCAGCCAGAATATTTGCTTTATCCATTGGGGGCATTTTAATTTGGATTACAATTCAAGTTGCTATCCAAGCAGTTCCTGCGATTTCTGAATTTGGACTAGGCTTTTTATTTTCAAGTAGTTGGAATCCCGTTAATAGTCAGTATGGTGTCTTACCAGCAGTTTATGGCACAGTTGTCAGTTCTTTTATTGCTTTATTAATTGCCGTGCCGATTGGATTAGGAGTTGCAATCTTTTTGAGCGAAGATTATTTATCTCCTAAAATTCAAAGAATTATCGTTTTTTTAGTGGAATTATTAGCAGCAGTACCTAGTGTAGTTTACGGTTTGTGGGGTATTTTTGTTTTAATTCCTTTTTTAAAAGAAATTACGCCGTTAAAAGGACCAGGAATGTTACCTGCTGCTTTAATTTTATCGGTAATGATTTTACCTACTATTGCTGCAATTGCTAGAGATGCAATTATTAATGTTCCGATTGACTTAAGACAGGCAGCAGTTGGTTTAGGAGCAACTCGTTGGGAAGCAATTTTAAAGATCATTGTTCCTGCTGCTTCCTCAGGAATTATTGGTGGAATTATGTTAGCCCTTGGAAGAGCTTTAGGAGAGACAATGGCAGTCACGATGTTAATTGGTAATGCTAATACCATTAATCCTTCCGTTTTTGCTCCTTCTAATACAATTTCTTCTCTGCTTGCCAATCAATTTGCTGAAGCTAGTGGCTTACAAGTTGCTGCTTTAATGTATGCAGCTTTAATATTATTTGCTATTACTTTGATTGTAAATATTTTGGCTCAATTATTAGTAACTAGACTACAAAAGATTTAA